The DNA sequence AAAATGGCAGATGCTACGACCGCTGATATAAGAGAGGACCGGGTTGCTCCTGCTCCTGAAGTTTCTGAGGAATTTGCCTTGGAGGCCGGGGATAGCGGTGTCGCTTCTGAAGAAGTGGAAGAGGGGGGTGAGGAAAAAAGTGCGCAGGTCGATATGGCTGCTTTTCAGGCTGAACCGGTGGCTGAAGAAGAGGATACCGAAGCTTCACTGGTATCATCGGATACAGATGAAATCGATGAAAAAACAGTACACTCTGAACGCTCGCCCCGTGAGGAAACTGCTGAAGAGGAAGCAAGTGAAATTAAAGAGGCCGGGCTGGCCGATACGGATACTTTGGAACCTGCGGATACAGAGACTTTCGAGCATGAAAGTCCGGAATCTTTCGAACCTTCAGAAGCAGAGGCTTCATCTGAAGAGCTGGAGAAGGATGTCTATGTCGAGCCTGAAGGGAAATTTGTTGATTTAGACGACCTTCAGGAAACCATTTCGATAGACCGTTCGGCGCTGTCGGACCGTCAACCCGGCGAGAGCAGCGTTTCTTCCCCTGATAAACAGGATGAAGCTGTTTTTGAAAAGGAAGAGGTATCAGAGGACGGCAAAAAAGATGATTTCGCCGCTGTGTCGACAGCAACAGAAGGGGTTGAAACACAGGAAGAGCCGCAAGAGGAAGAAGAGGATGCGGTTTTCGAGGCAGAAACGGAAACTCCTGCTATTGATTCGGCGAATGAACCTGTGACCGAAAGTACGATTTCTTCACAATCCGATAAGTCGGAAAAGGCTTCCGGGAAATCCGGGGAAAAGAAAAAAAGTGATGGCGATTCGATTATTTCCGGTGATGATGTTGTTGAAAAACTGGATGATTTTTTCGGTTTCGAATAATGTCCCTCCTGGACTCATTCCTGAACTACCGATCTCTCACGATTGCTGCCCCAAATGACTCATTATCCATTCTGTGGTTATGTCTGTACTGAGTTGGATTGATAGATCACCCGTTCTTCGTCTCTCATGCGCTCGTAAGCTCATCCTACACCGCCTCGTTGCCTGATACATTCGTACAGAAGCAGTGCTCCGGCTACCGAAACATTGAATGATTGTGCTTGCTGTGTCATGGGTATGCGCACCATTTCGGTACATAGTTTCAGGAGATAGGGCGGGATTCCTTTGCTTTCGCCGCCGGTGATAATGACCACCGGTTTGGTGAAATCGACGTTTGACGGCACTTTTTCGGCGTGCATATCCGCACCCACAACCGAAAAACCCTTATGGACCAGATCCTGTATGAGTCCTTCACAATTTCGCGGTTTTGCTACCGGAAGATGTTCGAGCATGCCAGCGGAGGTTTTTGCGACGGTATCGCTCAGGGGCGCCGTATTCTTCCGTTCCAGAATCATGGCATCAACCCCGAGACCGACACAGGTTCGGACCAGCGAGCCCAGATTACGGGGGTCTTCTATTGATGCCGGAAGAAAAAGGATCGGGGGAGTTGATTTTTTTTCCAGGAGTTGGTACAATTGATCGGTGCTCAAGTAGGGTTTCACGCTGCATTGGGCAACGATACCCTGGTGGTTTTTGGATTTACTGAGGTACTGAAGTTTCTGTTCCGGGGCTTTGCTGTATGAAATTTTCATTTTTTTGCATTGTTTCATCAGTGAAAAAAGCGTACTGCTGCTCTTTTGGCTGTCGAAATAGACATGGTCGATACTCTCTGGCCGCTTTTCAAGGAGTTCTTCAACCGGATGAATACCATAAATGACCCTTAGTTTGTTATTTGTTTCCATGTAAGCCTCGGTAAATATGTGGAATGCATGAATATTGCGTTAGTTGTAATATATTTTTATTCAACAGACTTTTGCTATGATAAGAGCATGCAAAGAACTTTCAAATACAATGAAGGGAGCCCCGTATGGGCATGTTTGGTCCGCAGGAACTGATAATAATTCTGATAATTGTCGTTTTGCTTTTTGGTGCAAAGAAAATTCCCGAGCTTGCTGGCGGTCTGGGAAAGGGAATTAAGGAGTTTAAGAAGGCACAGTCTGAAGAAGATAGTGCCATGATTGAAGAAAACAGAGAATCCAACGAGAAACAATCCGATAAGAAAGAATAGATGAGTGTTAATGAGAACCAGGGGGAGATGTCCTTTCTGGACCACCTGGAAGAGCTTCGCTGGCGCATAATAAAAGCCTTTGCGTCGGTAGCGATTTTTGCCGTTCCCTGTGGAATTTTCTGGCGGGACATATTTGATCTTGCCATGATCCATCCATTGCGGGATGCAAATCCCAGACCACGCATTATCTTTACTTCTCCGGCTGAAGCTATTGTTTTGAGCATAAAAATCGCCATCGCAGGCGGTATTATTGCGGCATCACCTTTTATTTTTTATCAATTCTGGAAATTCATCGCTCCAGGGCTTTATAAAAAAGAAAAAGTTATAATCCTTCCCACGGTTGTGGTATCCACGCTCTGTTTCATTTTGGGAATCGGGTTCAGTTATTACATTCTTCCCTATGTGCTAAAATTTCTTGCCGGCTACGGCGCCGGGGTGCTGGAACCCTATTTCAAATCGAACGAGTATATTGGTTTTATCCTTAAAATAACGCTTGCTTTCGGTGCGGTTTTCGAACTGCCCGTGCTTTCTTTTGTGCTGACAAAGATCGGGATGATGACTCCCAAGTTTCTGATAAAAAATACTAGATATGCGATCGTGGTCATGTTTATTCTCTCGGCGATTCTCACGCCGCCTGATGTTATTTCGCAGGCCTTTTTGGTGGTTCCTTTGCTTGTGCTCTACGGAATAAGCATTGGCGTTTCATTTCTTGCGCAGGGGAAAAAAAGTACATGATAACCGGTTTGGGCTTTTCGGAGATACTTGTTGTTGTTGCCATTGTTCTGGTTTTTTTCGGATCAAAGGAACTTCCCCGGTTTATCCGTGAAATAGCATCGTTGCTGGCAAAGGCACGTCATTACAGTGATAAGGTCAGGCGCGAACTTGATGATTTATCCCGTCCGGTAAAGACTCCACTAGAATCCCCGGATTCACCTGTGGTAAAAAAAAGAGAAATTCGAAAAGAGATGCGTAAAAAAAGGCGGGAACTGTCACCTGAAGAGAGGGCTGAAAAATCCCGTCGGATCTGGGAACATGTCAAAATGTTGCCCGAGTACCGCAATGCCCCTGCAGTGATGGTATATGTTGACAGCGGAGTCGAAGTGGAGACAAAGCCATATATTGAAGAGATGCTCAGGGAAGGGAAACGGGTGGTTATTCCTTACTGTAAGGTAACCCGGTGTGATCTCGGTATTGCCGAAATCAAAATTTTTGACAGAGATTTGCATCCGGGAGAATACGGGATACTGGAACCTGTCATGAACCTTCGAGACAATTTTTTAAAAAGCGATCTTCGGATTATCCTCTGTCCCGGCGTTACTTTTGATAAGCAGGGGGGGCGCCTCGGTCAGGGCAAGCATTATTACGATACGTTCCTTCAGGAGTTAAAAGGAAACGCTTTTCTGGCAGGACTTGCCTATCAGTGCCAGATTCTCGATTCATCGCTGCCCTTTGATTATCACGACATCTCCATGGATCAGGTGATAACCGAAAACGGTCCGGTTATTAAAAAAGAAGAGGACGCCGACAACAAAGAATCCGCATAGCAGGCGCGGTCGGTAATACATATATTTCATTATATTCTCCCCGGGAAATTATTCGGGGCTGTTGCTGTGTATGATACTCTGGACTTTCGCAATTATAACCGGTATTCTTCTGATGGCGGCAATCACCATTATCTTTGCTTCATTTGTTGTCTCATTCTCCTGCCGGTTTACCGAATCCGTACGGTGTCTCCGGCTCTCTTTCCACTGGCTACATCCCTTTGTGCTGGAAGGTATGTACGATCTGAGTTCACAAACCTGGTGGGTGAGACTCCTGAAACGGTATCAGCTTTTTCCACGGAGTTCACGGGAGGAACCGGAAGAACCCGGGGATTCATCTGCTCCAAAAGATCCTTCCGGTAAAGAAGAACCGTCGGATAAAGAAACAGAACCAGTCGAAAGGGTAACGCCAAAGCCTCCTCCACCACCATTGCATAAAACGCCACCACCCGAAGAACCACCCTCTCCTCTCTCGGAACCAAAGAATGACCGGGAAGATTCCGAAACAGGGGGTGATGGTCTGGAAGAAGGATCTACCGCCGGCGCTGGAGAAGAAGCGGAGCCTCCCGAAATGCTGTCGGGAGAAGAAAAAAATAAAAAGAGACAGGAGGGCACCTCTACCTCCCAGGAAAAAACCAATACAAAAAAAGGGCCCTTTGCAGGTATAAAAGAGAAAATCGATTCGATCAAAAAAAACAAAAATTTCTTTATCCTCAGACAAACAAAATTGCGAAATAAAGTTCTACGATGGGTATATCGATTGCTGAATAACCTCTTGCGGATCATATTTTTCGAAAAGCTTTGCCTGCGTATAAAGGTATCCCTATCGGATCCCTCTCTGGCAGGCAAATTATACGGCTACACCACCGGTCTCCGTCATGCCCTCACCACGCCAGGACCCGACCGGATTCTCCTTGCCTATGAACCGATATTCGATCGGGAGCATGAAGAACTATTAGGGGATATCCGCTTTAAAACTTCCCTGAGTCGCCTGCTCCGGCCGGTTGTCTCTGCTCTTTTGACATTCCCCTATATAAATGCATTCATTGTCTGGCGGAGAACCAAGGCTTTTGTCAAAGCTCAATCTTCAGAAAACAAGGTCTCCCCGTGAAGCTGGTCGACGCTGCTGCCGGTTGGCGCTGAGAGAGGATATGAGGCTGGTTCAAACTACATAAATTTACATGTGCGTGGGTTAGTGGTTATAATAAAGATTCAATAATATGGGGGCGAGTGCGATATTTTTCCGGAGAGAACAATATGATATACCGGTCAAACTCCCGGGTGTAATAATAACTCTTCGGCAGCAATAGCGATGGCCGGGAGGAGTAGTCTGACAAGCAGGTTTTTTATTTCTACCGCCGTTGGTATGCCGTTCCATATAATTACCGGATAATTACCGGTATAACAAGGACAAGTACGATCAAGAGAAGCTGGGGAGTCTTTTGTAAAAGAGGATAAAAAGGCTTAGAATTCAAAGTCTGATTCCTTCGGCAATTCAAGGCCTTTGGAGGTCTGGAATTGATACTCCTTCCCATCGGGCATACACACGCACACTTTTTCCTTGTCGCCCTTAAGGGCAATTCGATCCTCCGGCATTCGTTGATGGGCGATGGTCATCAGGCAGAACGCTTTTTCGAGTCCGTCACCCCGCCCGAAATTCCAGACTTCATCGGGTTGCGCCATGCGGGTGGAATCGTAAATTGAAAAATTTTCCATGGAAGACAGCTTTTGCGCAACCTGCTCGATATCAAGGGGGTGGGCTTGGGTGACACATACCGGGTTACGCTGCAGCGCGGCCTTACAAAATGGTTTCCAGGGCGACCGGGCCATATCGCGGTAGGCCATAAAGGCAAGATCGACAATTTCATTTTCGGCGCGCAGCGATTCGAGGGTTGCGAATATCTTCTCGCGTGACCAGTCGTTCTGAAGACGTATGGGGTTGGGTTCGATCCACTGCTTGCCGGTGCCGGGAAGGCGGGGGTCGATCTTGGAGAATTCGAGAAGTTCCTTGATAAACTTATCAACATTATAACATCCGTGGTGGAGATGCTTTTTCAGTTCTTCCACATTGTAGGGAGAATCGATCGATACCGATTTCTCCTGGAAGAAAGATTCGAGTTCATCTAAAAGGACTCTGTCACCGAGCGGTTCGGTATAAAACTCATCTTCATCGATCTCATGCAGCAATGCAGTCCGGGTGGCATCGTTTGCCCGGGATTTGCTGCTGTGCTCATAATGGAACACTTTCTCGGCTTCAATAAACCGCGGTTTCCCGCAACATCGGTGCGAAAACTGGAAACATTTCTGAGCGGCGGTGTTAT is a window from the Chitinivibrionales bacterium genome containing:
- the tatC gene encoding twin-arginine translocase subunit TatC, with translation MSVNENQGEMSFLDHLEELRWRIIKAFASVAIFAVPCGIFWRDIFDLAMIHPLRDANPRPRIIFTSPAEAIVLSIKIAIAGGIIAASPFIFYQFWKFIAPGLYKKEKVIILPTVVVSTLCFILGIGFSYYILPYVLKFLAGYGAGVLEPYFKSNEYIGFILKITLAFGAVFELPVLSFVLTKIGMMTPKFLIKNTRYAIVVMFILSAILTPPDVISQAFLVVPLLVLYGISIGVSFLAQGKKST
- the tatA gene encoding twin-arginine translocase TatA/TatE family subunit, which produces MGMFGPQELIIILIIVVLLFGAKKIPELAGGLGKGIKEFKKAQSEEDSAMIEENRESNEKQSDKKE
- the rlmB gene encoding 23S rRNA (guanosine(2251)-2'-O)-methyltransferase RlmB; the protein is METNNKLRVIYGIHPVEELLEKRPESIDHVYFDSQKSSSTLFSLMKQCKKMKISYSKAPEQKLQYLSKSKNHQGIVAQCSVKPYLSTDQLYQLLEKKSTPPILFLPASIEDPRNLGSLVRTCVGLGVDAMILERKNTAPLSDTVAKTSAGMLEHLPVAKPRNCEGLIQDLVHKGFSVVGADMHAEKVPSNVDFTKPVVIITGGESKGIPPYLLKLCTEMVRIPMTQQAQSFNVSVAGALLLYECIRQRGGVG
- a CDS encoding 5-formyltetrahydrofolate cyclo-ligase yields the protein MITGLGFSEILVVVAIVLVFFGSKELPRFIREIASLLAKARHYSDKVRRELDDLSRPVKTPLESPDSPVVKKREIRKEMRKKRRELSPEERAEKSRRIWEHVKMLPEYRNAPAVMVYVDSGVEVETKPYIEEMLREGKRVVIPYCKVTRCDLGIAEIKIFDRDLHPGEYGILEPVMNLRDNFLKSDLRIILCPGVTFDKQGGRLGQGKHYYDTFLQELKGNAFLAGLAYQCQILDSSLPFDYHDISMDQVITENGPVIKKEEDADNKESA